A window of the Lagenorhynchus albirostris chromosome 1, mLagAlb1.1, whole genome shotgun sequence genome harbors these coding sequences:
- the RIPK3 gene encoding receptor-interacting serine/threonine-protein kinase 3, which translates to MGKGGFGAVFRAQHRTWGFGSGGEDHELPQCPRPGPLLCRLLQDLVLGMCYLHSQNPMLLHQDLKPPNVLLDSELHAKLEDLDLSTFLGVSQTGAGSGESGSTPAYLAPELLADINWKASMASDVYSFGILMWAVLARREAESKTLGRLWDPSPQVAFILWMSSPHTHTPVVDHKSRSRKQCVRGRSGLH; encoded by the exons ATGGGCAAAGGCGGATTTGGCGCTGTCTTCCGGGCACAGCACAGGACTTGGGGGTTTGGAAGTGGCGGTGAAGATCATGAACTC CCCCAGTGCCCGAGGCCAGGGCCGCTCCTCTGCCGCCTGCTGCAGGACCTGGTGCTCGGGATGTGCTACCTGCACAGCCAGAACCCCATGCTTCTACACCAGGACCTCAAGCCCCCCAACGTCCTATTGGACTCAGAGCTGCATGCCAAG CTGGAAGATTTGGACCTGTCCACGTTTCTGGGAGTCTCACAGACAGGGGCAGGATCTGGGGAGTCAGGGAGCACCCCCGCTTACTTGGCCCCAGAACTGTTGGCTGATATAAACTGGAAGGCCTCCATGGCCAGTGATGTCTACAG CTTCGGGATCCTAATGTGGGCAGTGCTAGCCAGAAGAGAAGCTGAGAGTAAAACTCTAGGCAGACTCTGGGATCCTTCACCTCag GTGGCCTTCATACTCTGGATGTCTTCTCCTCACACCCACACCCCAGTAGTGGACCATAAATCACGCAGCAGGAAGCAGTGTGTGAGAGGCAGATCCGGCCTGCATTGA